The nucleotide sequence TCAGTTAAAAGAAGAACTCACTTTATATTTCGATAAAAAACTATGCGAATTTACTGTTCCGCTGGTATTAACAGGAACCGATTTTCAACAGAAAGTATTTCAATCATTAATTAAAATCCGGTACGGAAGCACATCAACTTACAAAAATCAGGCAATTGTTTTGGGCGATTTAAAAGCGATTCGTGCCGTTGCAACTGCGAATGGATTGAATAAAATTGCTATTGTAATTCCGTGCCATAGAATTATTGGGAGCGATGGTTCAATGGTTGGTTACGCAGGAGGAATCCATAGAAAAGAAGCCTTATTGCAGCTTGAAGGAGCTTTGCAGCAAACTCAGTTAAGTCTTTTATAGTTTATGAGTGAGCTTGATGTAAAGAAATTCAACCGAATTTTAAGCATTTACGTGCAATTGCAATCACGAAACTGGATTACAGCGCAACAATTTGCAGATCGCTATCAGGTAAGTGTTCGAACTATTTATCGCGATATAAAAGCGTTAGAAAATTCCGGTGTGCCAATTTATAACGAGCAGGGTAAAGGTTTTGCTTTGGTTGAAGGATACAAAATTCCACCGACTATTTTTACAAAAGATGAAGCGTATAGTTTTGTGATTGCCGAAAAACTGATGGAAAAATATGCCGATAAAAAAATGAGTTTCAATTTTTCATCTGCTTTACATAAAATGAAAGCGGTTTTACGATCAAGCGAAAAAGAAAATGTAGCTTTAATTGAAGATCAGTTTTTAATATTTGATACCGCATCGAACGAAACTTCTAACGAAGTTCTTTCAATTTTGTTAGAAAGTGTTGTTTCTAAAAAACAGATTGAAATTTTATACCAAAAACCTGGAGAAAATAAAGCTGATAAGCGACTTTTAGAGCCCATCGGAATTTTTTACGAAAACGATTATTGGTATTTTATTGCATTTTGTTATTTGCGAAATAATTACCGTCAATTTAGAATTGACCGCGTAAAACAAATCGTGAATACAGAAGTTTCTTTTAATCGAGAACACAAACCATTAGATTATTTTTTGAATGCAAAAAAGCAGGTGGAAGTTATAAAAACAACAGTTAAAATTTTAGCACCTAAAAAATCGGCACATTATTTTAATTGGGATCGAAATACATATGGTTTTGTATCAGAAAAAGAACTAAATGATAAAATGGAATTGACGTTTGAAACCACAACCCATTTACAATATTTTGCCCGCTGGTTTTTAATGTTTGCAGCCGAAGCTGAAATTACCGAACCTTTAGAATTAAGACAAATAGTTGCCGATTTATTACAAAAGGCAATTGAAAAAATGTAAAAAAGAGAGCAAACGCTCTCTTTTTTAGTAACGCTCCCAGAAAAAAGGAGGTTCAATATTTAAGCTTCTTAAATAAACGTAACCTTGTCCGCGGTGATGAACTTCATTATCAACAAAATATAAAATATTCTGAATTACAGGAAACTTATATTCACCAAACAAATTAAAATCTTCCTTAAAACGATCTTCAGAAATCTGCATAAATAATTCATTGATTTTTGGCGTAGCATTGTCCCAAGCGTTTAATAAATCGGCTTTAGTGTTCAGTGGTAAATTGTGGTTGTAACCTTCGGTAGAATTGTTTACAATTCCTTCCAAACCAGGAACAGCAATAGATAGTAGCTCTTTAACTAAATCGGCAAACGTACGCATACCGCCAATGCTAAATTCAAAAAGTTCTTTTTCCGGAAATGCTTCAATAACTCTTCTAGTTAATGCTCTGTGACCTTGCCAGTGGTTTAATAATTCTTCGTTTGTTAAAATGTTTGCTTTCATAATAATTGATTTAATTGTTATTTTCAGTTCAAAATTACGCTGCAGGTTTGACAACTGTGTGTCACAATAAAAAATATTTTTTCAGATTTATTAATTTTTGTTTGTTAAAACATTTTAAATAAATTCTTGTAACTACACGGATAACTTTATCTTTGCAAAAAATTTCTTTAATGAAATATCTTTTATTTATTGTAATATATGCTTTGTTGTGGTGCGTTTCAAAGTTGCCATTTAAAGTATTGTATCTACTTTCGAACGTTTTTTATTTTTTGATCTATAAAGTAGTAAAATATCGGGTTAAAACGGTTCGATACAATTTAGAATTGACTTTTCCGCAATTATCATCAATCGAAAGAAAAGAAATCGAACGAAAATTTTATATTCATTTGTGCGATTTGTTTCTTGAGATGATTAAAACCATTACCATTTCACCAAAAGAACTAGACAAACGCTTTGTTTTTAAAAACGTAGAACTAATGAAAACCTACGAACAAAAACAAAAAAGTATTATTTTAATGTTGCCGCATTACGGAAATTGGGAGTGGGTGATAGGCTTGGGGCAGCATTTAGAGTTTAAAGGTTTCGGTATTTATAAAGCATTAAAAAATAAACATTTTGATAAACTTTTTAGAGATATTCGTTCACGTTTTAATGCTGAATTGATTGATACACATCATACAACAGGCGCTATTCGTGAAAATCAGGCAAAAGGTTTATATGGTGTTTATTTGTTTTTAAGCGATCAAACGCCCTTGTTAAGAGAAAAACTTCATTGGGAACCGTTTATGGGGATTGATGTACCAATACATATGGGTGCCGAAGTTTTAGCCAGAAAATTAAATATGAATATTTTGTATTTAAAGGTTGATAAAGTGAAACGCGGACACTATGAAGCGACTTTTTCTGAAATTACCGATGATATTAAAAACGAACCAAAATACAAACCAACCCGAATGTTTTTAGATAAGGTAGAAGAACAGATTAAGGCTGTTCCCGAATACTACTTCTGGACGCATAAACGTTGGAAACACAAAGACCAAAAAGATCAATTTAAAACCAAATAATTTCGATAAAAAAAGAAGACTAAAAGTCTTCTTTTTTGCTTATTTTTTCTTCATTTTCATTTTTAGCTGATCACCAGAAAAAAGGTGTAATTCATTATTAATGATTTTATAGTTGGTGATTTTTGGCAATTCGGTTAAAAATTCTTGTTCCATATTTTCGTGAACACACATCATTCGGGTTGCTGCGATTTTTGAAAAACGTATCACTTCGTTTTGAATAAAAATTCCGCCATTAATACCGTTACAACTTGCATTTCCTGTTACACGTTGTTCTTCACCATCAAATTCTAAATACGGTGTTTTAAGGTATTTATTTTCAGGAATTTCGATTCCGTTAAAATACGCTAATTCCCATTTTCCCTGCAATTTTTTTGGTACAATATAATTTCCACAGCCGTTTAATTTCTGCTCGTTGTTTTTAGTAACGATTGAAACGCTTGTTTTAAACGCAAAAAGATTGTCAGACATTCCGTCTGAACATTCTTGTTGTGTTACCGTTAACTTGATTTGCTGATTGTTATTTTCAGCGGTAATCAATTGTATATTGGCATCTTGAACTTTATCAATGCTGCTTACAGAAAAAACCTCCAGTTTTCCGTCAATATCTTTATAAACAATAAAATCATCGCTTATTTCAATGTTCCAAAAAGGTTCGGTTCCCAATCCTTTAAAATACGGATCAAACGTTTTTTCATTAAATTTTTTTGCCGACTCATTGTTGTCTGTTGTATTCTTACCCGATTTACAAGAAACTGTACATATGGTTAAAATAAGAAAAAATAATAGTTGAATCTTTTTCATAACAAAAATTTTGATCTAAAATACAAAAAAATCCCGGTAAATCGGGATTTTTTTTAGTTCTTATTCGTAGCAATTACAAACTTAAGATTGTTTTTAACGCCAATTTGTAAAACGTTTACTAAATCTTGTACCTGTAAGTTGTAAGGAATTCTAACAACAACGGTTTGTGTTTTATCTCCGCCAAGTTTTGCTAACAAATGTGCTTCTAAATCTTGCGGATTAACCGGTTCTTTATCAATGAAAAATTCTTTATTTTCGTTTACCGATAAAGTAATCAGCTGCTTATTTGTTTTTTCTGTTGATTCTGCTTTAGGCAATGTCATTTTAATAACATTTGGATTTGCCAAGGTTGATATAATAATAAAGAAAAGCAATAGAAAAAACATAATGTCGCTTAACGATGAAGTTGCAACTTCAGCATGAAATCGTTTATTTCTCTTTATTGCCATTTGGTCTTTGTATTATGTTAATAAATTTTAAAATAATTTTTTGCGATTGTAATGCAAAACTGTCAATCTTTCCGTTTAAAAGGTGGTACGCAGCATAAGCAATAATACCAACAATTAATCCGGCGCCACTACTAATCATTTTCTCGTACAAACCACCAGAAATGTTAGCAATACTAATATTTTCGGTAATAGATATGTTGTAGAAAATTTTAATAACTCCCGAAATAGTTCCAACGAAGCCTAAAGTAGGTGCAATACCGGCGATAGTTCCCAAATGGTTCAGTTTTTTCTCCATATTGGCAATTTCAATATTGGTAACTTTTTCCATATTCGACTCAATTTCCGAAATTGGTCTGCCAATTGTCAATAATCCTTCGTGTAAAACTTTAGATTCCGATGTGTTTTCACGTTGAACCGATGCAATTGCTAAATCTAAATTACCCGAATTAAGCTGTGTGCTTAAAGAATCCATTAGTCCCGGACTTGTTTGTTTGGCCGATTTCTGAATATAAAAGTATCTTTCAAAAGTAAGATAAATGGTGTAAATGAACAAAATAACAATAGGTATTAAAAACACTCCACCTTTCATTGCAAACTCAAAAAGAGAAAGTTCCTTTGTTGTGGTAACGTTTTCTACAAGGGCTTGGGTTGTTTGTGTTAAACTGTCAGGTGCAGTTTGCAAAAAAAATGTCATCATAAAGTTTTATTTAACGCTTAAAAAAATGATTTTTGTAGATTGATATTTTTCAACAATTATTTGTGCTAAATAATGAAAAAAATATTACATATTAAATTATTATAAAACAAAATTTGGTATATATGGACGAGTATCAAGATACAATTGATTGGATGTTTACGCAATTGCCAATGTTTCAGCGTATAGGATCGGCTGCGTTTATAAAAGATTTAACGAATACACAAAAAATTGCAACGCATTTAAATCATCCCGAACGCAATTTTAAAACCGTGCACGTGGGCGGAACTAATGGTAAAGGTTCCACGTCGTCTTTAATAGCGTCTGTTTTGCAACAAGCTGGTTTTAAGGTTGGTTTGTACACATCGCCGCATTTGGTTGATTTTCGCGAGCGTATCCGTATAAATGGCGAAGAAATTTCGGAAGAATTTGTTGTCGATTTTATCAAAAATAATAAAGCGTTTCTAGAAAATAATAAATTAAGTTTCTTTGAAATGACCGTTGGTATGGCTTTTCAGTATTTTTCTGATCAAAAAGTCGATGTAGCAATTATCGAAGTCGGTTTGGGCGGTCGTTTAGATTCCACAAATATCATCACTCCTTTAGTAAGTGTAATTACCAATATTGGTTGGGATCACGTGAATTTATTGGGAAATACGCTGGAAGAAATCGCTTTTGAAAAGGCAGGAATTATTAAAGAAAACATTCCTGTTGTTATTGGCGAATTTACTGATGAAACCAAGAAAGTATTTGAAAATGAAGCTAAATTGAAAAATGCTCCCATTTATTTTGCTTCGACAATTGATGATATTCCCGAGTTAGATTCCGATTTAAAAGGAAATTACCAAGTTCACAATAAAAAAACGGCATATCAGGCACTACAATTATTAAAGAATCATTTTTTGATTTCTGATGATGATATTGTCAAAGGATTTTTAAATGTTGAAAAAAATACAGGTTTAAAAGGAAGGTGGACAGTTTTGTCTGAAAAACCTTTGATTGTTGCCGATACCGCACACAACAAAAACGGACTAGAAATAGTAATGCAGCAAGTACAACAGCAAAAATTCGATAAATTATTTATGGTATTTGGTGTTGTAAACGATAAAGATCTTGATGCTATTTTGCCGTACTTACCAAAGAATGCCGAATATTTTGTTGCCAAACCAAATGTTCCCCGTGGATTAGACGCTGCTATTTTAAAAGAAAAATTAATCCAAAACGGATTTAACGCAACAGCTTTCAATTCCATCCCCAAAGCTTTAAGTCACGCAAAAAGCAAAGCAGCTATTAACGATATGATATATATTGGCGGAAGTACTTTTGTTGTGGCAGAAGTGGTTTAATTTATGAATTTAAACATTAAAACTGTTAAAATAATTTTCTAATTACTTAATGATAAGTTAACTAAAAAATAACTCAAAAAAAAGATTAAAAATAATTAGGAAATAGAAAAAAAGAGTAGCTATCTTTGCACCGTTGAAAAACAAAAAACGTTCTTTTAAAGATTTAGTAACACAAGAAAAATTTAAAAAAATAAATTTGGATTGTATTTAAAAAAGAATGTAGCTTTGCAATCCGATTCCGAAAAGGATTTTGAGAAAAAGTTCTTCAAAATTTAAATAGTAATCACGGTAAATTTTTTAAAAATAAATTTGTGAGATTTAAAAAGAGTTTTTACCTTTGCAACCGCTTAGAAAAACAAGCTAAGCAAGCAAAAAAAGAATAACAAGTTCATAGACATATTGGATTAACAGAAAATTAAAGAGTAAGAGCTTTTGGGTAACTAAAAGGTCTTGAACAACACATCAAAAAATATAAAAAATATACGATGAAGAGTTTGATCCTGGCTCAGGATGAACGCTAGCGGCAGGCCTAACACATGCAAGTCGAGGGGTAGAGTAAGCTTGCTTACTTGAGACCGGCGCACGGGTGCGTAACGCGTATGCAATCTACCTTATACTAAGGGATAGCCCAGAGAAATTTGGATTAATACCTTATAGTTAATAGAGTTGGCATCGACTTTATTATAAAGATTTATTGGTATAAGATGAGCATGCGTCCCATTAGTTAGTTGGTAAGGTAACGGCTTACCAAGACGATGATGGGTAGGGGTCCTGAGAGGGAGATCCCCCACACTGGTACTGAGACACGGACCAGACTCCTACGGGAGGCAGCAGTGAGGAATATTGGTCAATGGACGCAAGTCTGAACCAGCCATGCCGCGTGTAGGATGAAGCATCTATGGTGTGTAAACTACTTTTGTACGGGAAGAAACACCTCTTCGAGAAGAGACTTGACGGTACCGTAAGAATAAGGATCGGCTAACTCCGTGCCAGCAGCCGCGGTAATACGGAGGATCCAAGCGTTATCCGGAATCATTGGGTTTAAAGGGTCCGTAGGCGGCCTTATAAGTCAGCGGTGAAAGTTTTTGGCTTAACCAAAAAATTGCCGTTGATACTGTAGGGCTTGAATTTTTGTGAAGTAACTAGAATATGTAGTGTAGCGGTGAAATGCTTAGATATTACATGGAATACCAATTGCGAAGGCAGGTTACTAACAAACGATTGACGCTGATGGACGAAAGCGTGGGTAGCGAACAGGATTAGATACCCTGGTAGTCCACGCCGTAAACGATGGATACTAGCTGTTTGGTAGTAATACTGAGTGGCTAAGCGAAAGTGATAAGTATCCCACCTGGGGAGTACGAACGCAAGTTTGAAACTCAAAGGAATTGACGGGGGCCCGCACAAGCGGTGGAGCATGTGGTTTAATTCGATGATACGCGAGGAACCTTACCAGGGCTTAAATGTAGTTTGACGTTATTGGAAACAGTAATTTCTTCGGACAAATTACAAGGTGCTGCATGGTTGTCGTCAGCTCGTGCCGTGAGGTGTCAGGTTAAGTCCTATAACGAGCGCAACCCCTGTTGTTAGTTGCCAGCGAGTAATGTCGGGAACTCTAACAAGACTGCCAGTGTAAACTGCGAGGAAGGTGGGGATGACGTCAAATCATCACGGCCCTTACGTCCTGGGCCACACACGTGCTACAATGGACGGTACAGAGAGCAGCCACTTAGCAATAAGGAGCGAATCTATAAAACCGTTCTCAGTTCGGATCGGAGTCTGCAACTCGACTCCGTGAAGCTGGAATCGCTAGTAATCGGATATCAGCCATGATCCGGTGAATACGTTCCCGGGCCTTGTACACACCGCCCGTCAAGCCATGGAAGCTGGGGGTACCTGAAGTCGGTGACCGCAAGGAGCTGCCTAGGGTAAAACCGGTAACTAGGGCTAAGTCGTAACAAGGTAGCCGTACCGGAAGGTGCGGCTGGAACACCTCCTTTCTAGAGATGGTTCAAGCATCTTTTACTCTTTAACTGTTGGTTCAAAAAATAAAAAAATAAGTAAAATACAGAGTCTCGTAGCTCAGCTGGTTAGAGTACTACACTGATAATGTAGGGGTCGGCAGTTCGAGTCTGCCCGGGACTACTTTAAATTACGAATTGATAATTATGAATTACAAATTATGAATTACGAATTAAAAACTGAAAAACTTATTTACAAGGAAATTCTAGAAGTTAAGAATCCACAATTCGTAATTCGTAATTAAAAGATTCGTAATTAAATTGGGGGATTAGCTCAGCTGGCTAGAGCGCCTGCCTTGCACGCAGGAGGTCATCGGTTCGACTCCGATATTCTCCACGATTTACTGTACTATGTAAATTGTATATCGTATAATGAAACATTATACAATTTTACAAAATACATTATACAATACAAAAAGTTCATTGACATATTGAGATACATTTAAAAAGTAGAAAATATTTTTAGTTGTAAGTATTATGTTTTAAGTTGTAAGTTTTCGAACTAAAGATAAAAAGCAACATACTACAAACTAACATAATAATATAAAGCACATTTTTTGGTTGTAAGTTATAAGGTATACGTTTTAGGTTTACGAACCTATAACATAAAACCTACAACATAGAACTAAAAAAGTAGAGCACAATAAGCAAAATAAGGGCGTATGGGGAATGCCTAGGCTCTCAGAGGCGACGAAGGACGTGATAAGCTGCGAAAAGCTGCGGGGATTGGCACACACGAATAGATCCGCAGATATCCGAATGGGGCAACCCGGCATGTTGAAGACATGTCACATCGATAGATGAGCAAACCCGCTGAACTGAAACATCTAAGTAGGCGGAGGAGAAGAAAACAAAAGTGATTGCGTAAGTAGTGGCGAGCGAACGCGCAGAAGCCCAAACCAAAGTTGTTACGGCAATTTTGGGGTTGTAGGACCACGATATTGTATGCAAAGCGAATAAGAATCATCTGGAAAGATGAACCACAGAGGGTGATAGTCCCGTATTGGTAAGCAATGTAATACATAGTGGTATCCTGAGTAGGTCGGGGCACGTGAAACCTTGATTGAAACCGGCGGGACCATCCGCCAAGGCTAAATACTCCTGAGAGACCGATAGTGAACCAGTACCGTGAGGGAAAGGTGAAAAGAACCGTGAATAACGGAGTGAAACAGAACCTGAAACCATACGCCTACAAGCGGTCGGAGCTTCTTCGTGAAGTGACGGCGTGCCTTTTGCATAATGAGCCTACGAGTTACCGTTGCTGGCAAGGTTAAGTACTTCAGGTACGCAGCCGAAGCGAAAGCGAGTCTTAATAGGGCGATGCAGTCAGTAATGGTAGACGCGAAACCGTGTGATCTACCCATGGGCAGGTTGAAGTTTGGGTAACACCAAATGGAGGACCGAACCGGTTGACGTTGAAAAGTCTTCGGATGACCTGTGGGTAGGGGTGAAAGGCCAATCAAACTCGGAAATAGCTCGTACTCCCCGAAATGCATTTAGGTGCAGCGCTGATATAGTTTAATAGAGGTAGAGCTACTGATTGGATGCGGGGGCTTCACCGCCTACCAATTCCTGACAAACTCCGAATGCTACTAAATGATTTACAGCAGTGAGGGCATGGGTGCTAAGGTCCATGTCCGAGAGGGAAAGAACCCAGACCATCAGCTAAGGTCCCCAAATGTATGCTAAGTTGAAAAAACGCGGTTTGATTGCCCCGACAGCTAGGATGTTGGCTTGGAAGCAGCCATTCATTTAAAGAGTGCGTAACAGCTCACTAGTCGAGCGATCGAGCATGGATAATAATCGGGCATAAGCATACTACCGAAGCTATGGATTTATAGTAATATAAGTGGTAGGGGAGCATTCTAAACCGGGTAGAAGGTGATTTGTGAGAATTGCTGGACTGTTTAGAAAAGAAAATGTAGGCATAAGTAACGATAATGCGGGCGAGAAACCCGCACACCGTAAGACCAAGGTTTCCGCAGCTATGCTAATCAGCTGCGGGTTAGTCGGGACCTAAGGCACACCCGAAGGGGGACGTCGATGGCCAACGGGTTAATATTCCCGTACTTGTAATAGTTGTGATGGAGTGACGCAGTGGTGAAAGTACCGCGAACTGACGGAATAGTTCGTTAAAGCACGTACCTATATCCTTTATAGTAAAATGCGTAGAGGATGGAGAAATGCGATAGTACACGGAGCCTTCGGGCAAAGTGATAGTGTACCTAAAGGCTGTCAAGAAAAGCTTCTAAACTTAGATTATTACAACCCGTACCGCAAACCGACACAGGTGGTCGAGGAGAGTATCCTCAGGTGCTCGAGAGATTCATGGCTAAGGAATTAGGCAAAATAGACCTGTAACTTCGGGAGAAAGGTCGCCAGCAGCAATGCTGGCCGCAGTGAAAAGGTCCAGGCGACTGTTTATCAAAAACACAGGGCTCTGCCAAATCGTAAGATGAAGTATAGGGCCTGACACCTGCCCGGTGCTGGAAGGTTAAGAGGAGATGTTATCTTCGGAGAAGCATTGAATTGAAGCCCCAGTAAACGGCGGCCGTAACTATAACGGTCCTAAGGTAGCGAAATTCCTTGTCGGGTAAGTTCCGACCTGCACGAATGGTGTAACGATCTGGACACTGTCTCAGCCATGAGCTCGGTGAAATTGTAGTATCGGTGAAGATGCCGATTACCCGCAGTGGGACGAAAAGACCCTGTGCACCTTTACTATAGCTTAGTATTGTTCTTGGATAAGTGATGTGTAGGATAGGTGGGAGACTGTGAGCCGGGTTCGCTAGGATTCGGGGAGTCATTGTTGAAATACCACCCTTTGCTTATCTGAGATCTAACTCGATATTGTTGAGGACATTGCTTGGTGGGTAGTTTGACTGGGGTGGTCGCCTCCAAAAGAGTAACGGAGGCTTCTAAAGGTTCCCTCAGCACGCTTGGTAACCGTGCGTAGAGTGCAATGGCAAAAGGGAGCTTGACTGAGAGACCTACAAGTCGATCAGGTACGAAAGTAGAGCATAGTGATCCGGTGGTTCCGCATGGAAGGGCCATCGCTCAAAGGATAAAAGGTACGCCGGGGATAACAGGCTGATCTCCCCCAAGAGCTCATATCGACGGGGGGGTTTGGCACCTCGATGTCGGCTCGTCACATCCTGGGGCTGGAGAAGGTCCCAAGGGTTGGGCTGTTCGCCCATTAAAGTGGCACGCGAGCTGGGTTCAGAACGTCGTGAGACAGTTCGGTCTCTATCTACTGTGGGCGTTAGAAATTTGAGTGGATCTGATTCTAGTACGAGAGGACCGAATTGGACTAACCTCTGGTGTATCAGTTGTGCCGCCAGGTGCATCGCTGAGTAGCTACGTTGGGAAGGGATAAGCGCTGAAAGCATATAAGCGCGAAACCCACCACAAGATGAGATTTCTTTAAAGGGTCGTGGAAGATGACCACGTTGATAGGCTACAGATGTAAAGGCAGTAATGTCATAGTCAAGTAGTACTAATAGCCCGTAAGCTTATGTGCTCTAGGAATTGCTTTATAAAAGCTGACAGCAAACAGAGGTCAGTAATCAGATAAAATTCTACAAAAATAGTATCGAAAATATGTTAACAATATTGCAACACAAGTTGCTGTTTTAAGTTGTTAGTTATAAGTTTTAAGATTAGAACCTATGACATAAAACCCACAACATAGAACAAAAAGCTTAAGGTGGTTATAGCGTCGGGGCTCACCTCTTCCCATTCCGAACAGAGAAGTTAAGCCCGATTGCGCAGATGGTACTGCATTTTAATGTGGGAGAGTATGTCGCCGCCTTTTTTTATAAACCCTTCATTTTTTAATGAAGGGTTTATTTATTTTACCACAGATGACATAGATTTACACGGATTTGTAAACGGTAGCGAAAGGGATTGTTCAAATCAATCATAAAAAAGCTCCTATTAAAAAGGAGCTTTATATTCTATACTAATTCTTCAACAAAATTAAATCGAACCAAGCCGTCTTCATCAATTTTTGTTAGGGTAATATCGTGTAATGTGTTTACGAGTTCAGGATTCCAAGGAGTTTTTACTTTTACGTAATTTTCTGTAAATCCGTGAATGTATCCTTCTTTATTTTCGCTTTCAAACAAAACAGTATGGTTTGTATTTAACTCCTTTTCATAAAAAGCTCGACGTTTTTTTACCGACAATCCGCGTAACATTTTACTGCGCTTAGATCGAACATTTGCCGAAACAACTCCATCAAAATCTACAGCTTCGGTATTATCACGTTCAGAATAGGTGAAAACGTGTAAATATGAAATGTCTAAATCACTTAAAAAATTGTACGTTTCTAAAAACAATTCATCGGTTTCGCCGGGAAATCCAACAATAACATCCACACCAATACACGCATTTGGCATTACTTCTCGAATTTTCGCAACGCGTTCTGCATACAATTCACGCAAATAACGGCGTTTCATTTTCTTTAAAATAGTGTTTGATCCCGATTGTAATGGAATGTGAAAATGCGGTACAAAGGTTTTGCTTTTAGATACAAATTCAATGGTTTCGTTCTTTAAAAGATTTGGCTCTATAGACGAAATACGCAAACGTTCAATTCCTTCCACAGTATCTAAAGCCTGAACCAATTCAAAAAAGGTATGTTCGTGCTTTTTGTTTCCAAATTCGCCTTTACCGTAATCGCCTACATTTACACCTGTAAGAACAATTTCTTTAATTCCTTTTTCAGAAATTTCTTTGGCGTTTTTCATCACATTTTCCATAGTATCAGAACGCGAAATTCCGCGCGCCAAAGGAATAGTGCAATAAGTACATTTATAATCGCAACCGTCTTGAACCTTTAAAAAAGCTCGGGTTCTGTCGCCAATAGAATAACTTCCTACATAAAAATCGGCTTCTTCAATCTCGCAAGAATGAATTTCGCCCATATCATTTTTAGAAAGATCGTTTATATAATCGGTAATTTTAAACTTTTCA is from Flavobacterium dauae and encodes:
- a CDS encoding methylated-DNA--[protein]-cysteine S-methyltransferase; translation: MNFTDLNQKLTGNSSQIFITTYQSPLGLMFLGATENGICLTEFYDRIHLEKTLLKLADNLKAHFVEEENQHLNQLKEELTLYFDKKLCEFTVPLVLTGTDFQQKVFQSLIKIRYGSTSTYKNQAIVLGDLKAIRAVATANGLNKIAIVIPCHRIIGSDGSMVGYAGGIHRKEALLQLEGALQQTQLSLL
- a CDS encoding helix-turn-helix transcriptional regulator: MSELDVKKFNRILSIYVQLQSRNWITAQQFADRYQVSVRTIYRDIKALENSGVPIYNEQGKGFALVEGYKIPPTIFTKDEAYSFVIAEKLMEKYADKKMSFNFSSALHKMKAVLRSSEKENVALIEDQFLIFDTASNETSNEVLSILLESVVSKKQIEILYQKPGENKADKRLLEPIGIFYENDYWYFIAFCYLRNNYRQFRIDRVKQIVNTEVSFNREHKPLDYFLNAKKQVEVIKTTVKILAPKKSAHYFNWDRNTYGFVSEKELNDKMELTFETTTHLQYFARWFLMFAAEAEITEPLELRQIVADLLQKAIEKM
- a CDS encoding DinB family protein, encoding MKANILTNEELLNHWQGHRALTRRVIEAFPEKELFEFSIGGMRTFADLVKELLSIAVPGLEGIVNNSTEGYNHNLPLNTKADLLNAWDNATPKINELFMQISEDRFKEDFNLFGEYKFPVIQNILYFVDNEVHHRGQGYVYLRSLNIEPPFFWERY
- a CDS encoding lysophospholipid acyltransferase family protein, with amino-acid sequence MKYLLFIVIYALLWCVSKLPFKVLYLLSNVFYFLIYKVVKYRVKTVRYNLELTFPQLSSIERKEIERKFYIHLCDLFLEMIKTITISPKELDKRFVFKNVELMKTYEQKQKSIILMLPHYGNWEWVIGLGQHLEFKGFGIYKALKNKHFDKLFRDIRSRFNAELIDTHHTTGAIRENQAKGLYGVYLFLSDQTPLLREKLHWEPFMGIDVPIHMGAEVLARKLNMNILYLKVDKVKRGHYEATFSEITDDIKNEPKYKPTRMFLDKVEEQIKAVPEYYFWTHKRWKHKDQKDQFKTK
- a CDS encoding META domain-containing protein; this translates as MKKIQLLFFLILTICTVSCKSGKNTTDNNESAKKFNEKTFDPYFKGLGTEPFWNIEISDDFIVYKDIDGKLEVFSVSSIDKVQDANIQLITAENNNQQIKLTVTQQECSDGMSDNLFAFKTSVSIVTKNNEQKLNGCGNYIVPKKLQGKWELAYFNGIEIPENKYLKTPYLEFDGEEQRVTGNASCNGINGGIFIQNEVIRFSKIAATRMMCVHENMEQEFLTELPKITNYKIINNELHLFSGDQLKMKMKKK
- a CDS encoding ExbD/TolR family protein — translated: MAIKRNKRFHAEVATSSLSDIMFFLLLFFIIISTLANPNVIKMTLPKAESTEKTNKQLITLSVNENKEFFIDKEPVNPQDLEAHLLAKLGGDKTQTVVVRIPYNLQVQDLVNVLQIGVKNNLKFVIATNKN
- a CDS encoding MotA/TolQ/ExbB proton channel family protein — its product is MTFFLQTAPDSLTQTTQALVENVTTTKELSLFEFAMKGGVFLIPIVILFIYTIYLTFERYFYIQKSAKQTSPGLMDSLSTQLNSGNLDLAIASVQRENTSESKVLHEGLLTIGRPISEIESNMEKVTNIEIANMEKKLNHLGTIAGIAPTLGFVGTISGVIKIFYNISITENISIANISGGLYEKMISSGAGLIVGIIAYAAYHLLNGKIDSFALQSQKIILKFINIIQRPNGNKEK
- a CDS encoding bifunctional folylpolyglutamate synthase/dihydrofolate synthase; the encoded protein is MDEYQDTIDWMFTQLPMFQRIGSAAFIKDLTNTQKIATHLNHPERNFKTVHVGGTNGKGSTSSLIASVLQQAGFKVGLYTSPHLVDFRERIRINGEEISEEFVVDFIKNNKAFLENNKLSFFEMTVGMAFQYFSDQKVDVAIIEVGLGGRLDSTNIITPLVSVITNIGWDHVNLLGNTLEEIAFEKAGIIKENIPVVIGEFTDETKKVFENEAKLKNAPIYFASTIDDIPELDSDLKGNYQVHNKKTAYQALQLLKNHFLISDDDIVKGFLNVEKNTGLKGRWTVLSEKPLIVADTAHNKNGLEIVMQQVQQQKFDKLFMVFGVVNDKDLDAILPYLPKNAEYFVAKPNVPRGLDAAILKEKLIQNGFNATAFNSIPKALSHAKSKAAINDMIYIGGSTFVVAEVV